One Elusimicrobiota bacterium DNA window includes the following coding sequences:
- a CDS encoding alpha-1,4-glucan--maltose-1-phosphate maltosyltransferase gives MPKKSEKIVKCAAVTKTTFPENPRRVVIENVRPEIDGGLFPIKRVTGDQVCVEADIFTDGHDELACFLLYRRENDSIWTQVPMRPLGNDRWRAEFKVTELGSYRYTVQGRIDHFTTWLRDLKKRLDAGQDARLELPAGAELIAAAAARAVAVKADARQLKKLARDLKAGGDPRALAKRLSDPEAGALVSRWGADNDFVRSGRELEIWVDRVTARFGAWYELFPRSCSSRPGRHGSFKDLIARLPYIAEMGFDVLYLPPIHPVGGTNRKGKNNTLSARPGEPGSPWAIGDKTGGHKAVHTELGTLQDFRRLVAAAKEKGLEVALDIALQCSPDHPWLREHPEWFRRRPDGSLRYAENPPKKYEDIYPLDFACRDWRPLWEEVKSVFQFWMAQGVRIFRVDNPHTKPFVFWEWLIRELRRENPDLIFLAEAFTRPRVMGRLAKAGFSQSYNYFPWRNSKRELESYFTELTRTEVSEFLRPNLWPNTPDILTEYLQSGGRPAFMIRHVLAATLGASYGIYGPAFELCERIPRSPGHEEYLNSEKYEIKNWDINRADSIHELIARVNRIRRENTALHNDASLRFFHVDNEQLICYGKQSGSNLIVTVVNLDPNYKQSGWVELPFREFGLAVDRPYQMHDLLADRHFLWRGAKNYVELDPKVCPAHIFRLRRYVRTEQDFDYFL, from the coding sequence ATGCCGAAAAAATCCGAGAAAATCGTTAAGTGCGCGGCGGTGACAAAAACTACTTTTCCGGAGAATCCCCGGCGCGTCGTTATTGAGAATGTCCGGCCTGAAATAGACGGAGGACTGTTTCCCATCAAGCGCGTTACTGGCGACCAGGTTTGTGTTGAAGCGGACATTTTTACGGACGGTCATGACGAATTGGCATGCTTCCTGCTTTACCGCAGGGAGAACGACTCAATATGGACACAGGTTCCGATGCGGCCGCTGGGCAATGACCGCTGGCGGGCTGAATTTAAGGTGACGGAATTGGGTTCGTACCGCTACACTGTCCAGGGCCGCATTGACCACTTTACTACATGGCTGAGGGATTTAAAAAAACGGCTGGACGCCGGGCAGGACGCCCGCCTGGAACTGCCGGCCGGCGCCGAACTCATCGCCGCGGCCGCGGCCAGGGCTGTTGCAGTTAAAGCTGATGCCAGGCAGCTTAAAAAATTGGCGCGGGACCTTAAAGCCGGCGGCGACCCGCGCGCTTTGGCGAAGCGTCTTTCGGACCCGGAAGCGGGCGCTTTAGTCTCCCGCTGGGGCGCCGACAACGATTTTGTCCGTTCCGGGCGCGAGCTTGAGATCTGGGTGGACCGCGTAACAGCCCGTTTCGGCGCGTGGTATGAACTGTTCCCCCGTTCCTGCTCTTCCAGGCCGGGTCGGCACGGTTCTTTCAAGGACCTTATTGCGCGGCTGCCCTACATCGCTGAAATGGGTTTTGACGTGCTCTACCTGCCGCCCATCCATCCCGTAGGCGGTACCAACCGCAAGGGAAAAAATAACACCTTATCGGCGAGGCCGGGCGAGCCGGGCAGCCCCTGGGCTATCGGCGATAAAACCGGCGGCCATAAAGCCGTACATACGGAGTTAGGGACTTTGCAGGACTTCCGGCGGCTGGTCGCGGCGGCTAAAGAAAAGGGTTTGGAAGTAGCCCTGGACATTGCTTTGCAGTGTTCGCCCGACCATCCCTGGCTGCGCGAGCATCCGGAGTGGTTCCGGCGGCGGCCGGACGGGAGCCTGCGTTACGCCGAGAACCCTCCGAAGAAATATGAAGATATTTATCCGCTGGATTTTGCCTGCCGGGATTGGCGGCCTTTATGGGAGGAGGTCAAAAGCGTATTCCAGTTCTGGATGGCGCAGGGAGTGCGGATCTTTCGCGTTGACAACCCGCATACCAAGCCCTTCGTGTTCTGGGAGTGGCTCATCCGGGAGCTGAGGCGCGAGAACCCCGACCTTATTTTCCTTGCCGAGGCTTTTACCCGGCCCAGGGTGATGGGCCGTCTGGCCAAGGCGGGTTTCAGCCAGTCCTACAACTATTTTCCCTGGCGCAATTCCAAACGGGAGCTGGAAAGCTATTTCACCGAACTGACACGCACCGAGGTGAGCGAGTTTCTCCGGCCGAACTTGTGGCCCAACACGCCTGATATTCTTACGGAGTATCTGCAGTCCGGCGGGCGTCCGGCCTTTATGATACGCCACGTTCTTGCGGCCACGCTTGGCGCCAGCTACGGGATATATGGTCCGGCATTCGAGCTGTGCGAGCGTATACCCCGGAGCCCCGGCCACGAGGAGTACCTGAATTCCGAGAAGTACGAGATAAAGAACTGGGACATAAACCGGGCGGACAGCATACATGAGCTTATCGCGCGCGTAAACCGCATTCGCCGGGAGAATACGGCGCTGCACAACGACGCGAGCCTGCGGTTCTTCCACGTGGACAACGAGCAGCTGATATGTTATGGCAAACAGTCCGGCAGCAACCTGATAGTGACGGTGGTTAATCTGGACCCTAACTACAAGCAATCCGGCTGGGTGGAACTGCCTTTCCGGGAGTTCGGTCTGGCGGTTGACAGGCCGTATCAGATGCACGATCTGCTGGCGGACCGGCATTTCCTGTGGAGGGGGGCGAAGAATTATGTGGAGCTCGATCCAAAAGTGTGTCCGGCCCACATCTTCCGCCTGCGCCGCTATGTCAGGACCGAACAGGACTTTGATTATTTTCTGTAA
- a CDS encoding PorV/PorQ family protein, producing the protein MKKPVFKSIGGRGTFCIVLLALYATPSLTPAVQAGFGSSSVGTSGAQFLKVASGARGAALGEAYSALADDAFALDWNPAGIVAIKKKSMVFMHAPYLAGTFVDYFGYAENAGEVGAWGVAVKYMNFGAIHKTDSSGFDLGVFTPYDISASVSFATYITGYNKEPEERFILGATGKFVRSKLYSSDNTISADIGLLFPYLFDNRFRLAMSAQNIMGTLRYDKEDTPLPLILRFGSVTTLTKYFAITADVVAQKDNLPYLAMGGEIKIGLSEKINAALRAGFNTRSISAVGGFHNITLGTGLRYGVYSIDYALSPFGDLGSVHRISASWNF; encoded by the coding sequence ATGAAAAAACCGGTTTTTAAAAGCATAGGCGGCAGAGGGACATTTTGTATCGTCCTGCTGGCGCTATACGCTACCCCCTCGCTGACTCCTGCCGTTCAGGCAGGGTTTGGCAGCAGTTCCGTGGGCACATCGGGCGCGCAGTTTCTAAAGGTAGCCTCGGGCGCGCGCGGAGCGGCCCTTGGCGAGGCCTATTCGGCTCTTGCCGACGACGCCTTCGCGCTGGATTGGAACCCGGCGGGTATTGTGGCCATTAAAAAGAAATCAATGGTATTCATGCACGCCCCATACCTGGCGGGAACTTTTGTGGATTATTTCGGTTATGCCGAAAACGCGGGCGAGGTGGGAGCCTGGGGAGTGGCTGTCAAATACATGAACTTCGGCGCCATCCATAAAACAGACTCAAGCGGCTTTGATCTGGGCGTATTCACCCCATACGACATTTCCGCCTCGGTAAGCTTTGCCACCTACATCACCGGCTATAACAAAGAGCCGGAAGAACGCTTTATACTCGGAGCAACCGGCAAATTCGTGCGTTCAAAATTATATTCCTCCGACAACACCATTTCAGCCGATATCGGCCTGCTGTTTCCATATTTGTTTGACAACCGCTTCCGCCTGGCCATGTCGGCCCAGAACATAATGGGAACGCTGCGCTACGACAAGGAAGATACCCCTCTGCCTCTGATATTGCGCTTTGGCAGCGTGACCACACTTACAAAATACTTCGCAATTACAGCCGATGTGGTGGCGCAAAAAGACAATCTGCCTTATCTCGCAATGGGCGGCGAAATAAAAATCGGGCTCTCGGAAAAAATTAACGCCGCTTTGCGCGCGGGATTTAATACCCGCAGTATAAGCGCCGTAGGCGGATTTCACAATATAACCCTGGGTACAGGGCTGCGATATGGCGTCTACTCCATAGACTACGCCCTGTCCCCTTTCGGCGACCTGGGCTCGGTGCACAGGATTTCGGCCAGTTGGAACTTCTAA
- a CDS encoding aminopeptidase, producing MLSRIQLEKYADVLIWGLKTARPGFKKYDAILIRCDLEGRELGEVVNRKLVQAGYNVTFRFLMSPRLERGFYEFSDNRQRAFVAAGEKEFSASLNGNIYINAPASLTNLKGIDTGRQSQVAIARKPLRDLMTKNEEKGKFGWTLCTYPTEELARQAGLSVKEYAAQITKACFLGEKDPAKKWAEIYKDSMAIKKWLAGLNIDTIRTESKSMDFEVKVGEMRRFLGVSGHNIPSFEIFTSPDWRGTKGVYFANLPAFRGGNYVENIRLEFKAGRAVKISAKKGDEYVKKIMATDNGASQIGEYSLTDRRFSRIDRFMADTLFDENYGGKHGNCHVAVGDSYSDTYAGDVSKLTKEKKAELGYNNSAVHWDMINTEDKKVTAALKNGKKVAIYEKGQFKY from the coding sequence ATACTTTCACGGATTCAACTTGAAAAATACGCGGATGTGCTTATATGGGGTCTTAAAACCGCGCGGCCGGGGTTTAAAAAATACGACGCCATACTTATCCGCTGCGACCTTGAAGGCCGCGAGCTTGGAGAGGTGGTGAACCGCAAGCTTGTGCAGGCCGGATACAATGTCACTTTCCGCTTCCTGATGAGCCCGCGGCTGGAGCGCGGCTTTTATGAATTTTCAGACAACAGGCAGCGCGCTTTTGTGGCGGCCGGGGAAAAAGAATTTTCCGCTTCCCTGAACGGCAATATTTATATTAACGCGCCGGCTTCGCTTACAAATCTTAAAGGCATAGACACCGGACGGCAGTCCCAGGTGGCCATAGCAAGAAAGCCGCTCCGCGACCTGATGACCAAAAACGAGGAAAAAGGTAAATTCGGCTGGACGCTTTGCACTTATCCTACTGAAGAACTGGCCCGTCAGGCCGGGCTCTCCGTTAAGGAATACGCGGCCCAGATAACCAAGGCCTGCTTCCTGGGAGAAAAGGATCCGGCTAAAAAATGGGCGGAAATTTACAAAGATTCCATGGCTATAAAAAAATGGCTCGCGGGCCTGAATATAGACACCATCCGCACTGAGTCCAAATCCATGGACTTTGAAGTGAAAGTGGGCGAAATGAGGCGCTTCCTGGGAGTGAGCGGGCATAACATACCGTCTTTTGAAATATTCACATCGCCGGACTGGCGCGGCACTAAAGGCGTATATTTCGCGAATCTCCCCGCCTTTCGCGGCGGAAATTATGTGGAGAACATCCGCCTGGAGTTTAAGGCAGGCCGCGCGGTAAAGATCTCGGCCAAAAAAGGCGATGAATACGTTAAAAAAATAATGGCCACCGACAATGGCGCCTCTCAGATCGGCGAATACTCGCTTACCGACCGCCGCTTCTCCCGGATAGACAGGTTTATGGCCGACACGCTGTTTGATGAAAACTACGGCGGCAAGCACGGCAACTGCCATGTGGCAGTCGGCGACTCCTACTCCGACACCTACGCCGGAGATGTCTCAAAGCTTACCAAAGAAAAAAAAGCGGAACTGGGCTACAACAACTCGGCCGTGCACTGGGATATGATCAACACCGAAGATAAAAAAGTGACCGCCGCGCTTAAGAACGGCAAAAAGGTCGCCATCTACGAAAAGGGACAGTTTAAATACTAA